A portion of the Meriones unguiculatus strain TT.TT164.6M chromosome 14, Bangor_MerUng_6.1, whole genome shotgun sequence genome contains these proteins:
- the Catsperg gene encoding cation channel sperm-associated auxiliary subunit gamma isoform X4, with translation METRALVGAPRGSRAAILRAGKRGGTGAAKQRLTRFDQVTGSSYMVRWPAMLPVSPVLPRKSQLWAFWALLLVAWLSLTPWAVDHHHRCSWLVVLNKFERVGSHFSQDRFLDQEPMDTVAKVFEKLSDSPVDTQERYLGFPYYLQINFSCTGQNSEELARKGHLMGMRPVVLISYRYPVNFYRWKIENLQVQMEAAPLRSTEHCAAEAMCVLNWYTPMPIKNGSVVMSVDISSNGIGPFIPRKRFYMNMNGFLKRDANEKVIYTIGYESIVMKSNNFKKSKSRPLWYTINHAPVLILGGIEGEKALLITDTNFQDASLVELSIDSCWVGSYYCPMLSFSATIFDAISTESTLFIRQNQLVYYFTGRYSTLFDTSHSSSRWVRVLPTECIKKLCPVFVNGNGSEYVLALNTGIHEGYIHIGTITDGLVSFQMVPTGWSVCDMLSGTNCTIDWATYIADEKNLLLLLEILNENLDKVFYLLSFNLDTEALDILYILPQYVPQASGDFLVLLGTETYTNTLMIPEGLFFNTFNNILYIWGNFILQSYNRVHFIYLADFPKEYTIKYMVNSYHGEMVFVTDKEEIWYFLEGGYDVYRLVPSSGWNTYVFLHKMEHSSLFGDREYLVSVFYEDGQLYQLIYLTKAGRSRLVKRPLQVAKLLLYQNRRPQTFEMQGKYKKLSFTNLCPFKVMRLRDLPEKQHFARQELYHAPPPLVSQTLGFHNNKTLAVYQGLVYYLLWLHSKYDKPYADPVHDPTWRWWQHKKQYKDYYFYLSSNWLAAEGVYIDMSSYQKLYNISNDHGLPEIVFLDKGTSFSFTVFLSSQEDTLMSAATLGTTFQVEKKLAVAVVVADPDCLKATVKQEVLLNRKAVLYKIKIEDRKVCYDQGLSGHNLKKTSMMIKVLGSAGKCFQTTFLGTSMQGNLMVPVLIGCPPGKRLAFDVTYTILHSREINKHYFDCVKSNPEMPCFLFRDLFQPFFLVQDMVTGDSGSFLGSYLLKVVGGGHTLDTIRDYTEEEIFRYNSPLDNSESLIWKTKVERTTRDKKFYIMSYLSPGIEWLCLENSPCHDITPGNIFAPEFFLKLLVSNRGVDTSTYCDYQLIFILHMHGLPLSSNRSLFIVIVSISLLSGLVVFYILFCILWPHIVKAWASLRWKINNIMASESYYTYATSTAGFSVHSHTVSEESVKAPSKAGSAGGIAEAEKAQEA, from the exons GTTCTAGCTACATGGTGCGCTGGCCAGCCATGCTCCCTGTCAGCCCTGTGTTGCCGAGAAAATCACAGCTATGGGCATTCTGGGCCCTGCTGCTGGTGGCCTGGCTGTCGCTGACGCCGTGGGCGGTGGACCACCACCACCGCTGCAgctggctggtggtcctgaacAAGTTCGAGAGGGTGGGCTCGCACTTCTCCCAGGACCGCTTCCTGGACCAGGAGCCCATGGACACGGTGGCCAAGGTGTTTGAGAAGTTGTCGGACTCGCCAGTCGACACCCAGGAG AGATACTTGGGCTTTCCTTACTACCTGCAGATCAACTTCTCCTGTACGGGACAG AACAGCGAGGAGCTGGCTCGAAAGGGCCACCTGATGGGGATGAGGCCTGTGGTCCTGATCAGCTACAGGTACCCAGTCAATTTCTACCGGTGGAAGATCGAGAACCTGCAGGTGCAGATGGAGGCTGCTCCGCTGCGCAGCACAG AGCACTGCGCAGCAGAGGCTATGTGCGTCCTGAACTGGTACACACCCATGCCCATCAAGAATGGCAGTGTGGTCATGAGCGTGGACATCAGCAGCAATGGCATAGGGCCCTTCATTCCCCGGAAAAG GTTCTATATGAACATGAATGGCTTCTTGAAAAGAGATGCAAACGAGAAAGTGATCTACACCATCGGATACGAG AGCATTGTTATGAAGAGTAATAACTTTAAGAAATCGAAATCAAGGCCCCTGTGGTACACGATAAACCACGCCCCCGTGCTCATCCTGGGAGGCATTGAAGGGGAAAAGGCCCTTCTGATTACAGACACTAATTTCCAGGATGCCTCTCTCGTGGAG CTGAGCATTGACAGTTGCTGGGTTGGCTCCTACTACTGCCCCATGCTTAGCTTCTCAGCCACCATCTTTGACGCCATTTCCACGGAGAGCACGCTCTTCATTCGGCAGAACCAGCTCGTCTACTATTTCACAGGCCGCTACTCCACCCTCTTCGACACCAGCCACAGCAGCA GCAGGTGGGTGCGTGTCCTTCCTACCGAGTGCATCAAGAAACTGTGCCCAGTGTTTGTCAATGGCAATGGCTCGGAGTACGTGCTGGCCCTCAACACTGGCATCCACGAGGGTTACATTCACATTGGGACCATCACGG ATGGTCTCGTGTCCTTCCAGATGGTGCCCACTGGCTGGTCAGTCTGTGATATGTTATCAG GTACAAACTGCACCATTGACTGGGCCACGTACATTGCCGATGAGAAgaacttgctgctgctgctggagatCCTGAATGAGAACTTGGATAAGGTCTTCTACCTGCTCAGCTTTAATCTAG ACACGGAGGCGCTGGATATCCTCTACATCCTGCCACAGTATGTTCCACAAG CTAGTGGCGACTTCTTGGTGCTCCTTGGGACGGAGACCTACACCAACACTCTTATGATCCCTGAGGGCTTGTTCTTCAACACATTCAACAATATACTGTACATCTGGGGAAACTTCATCCTGCAAAG CTATAATAGGGTGCACTTCATCTATCTGGCGGACTTCCCCAAGGAGTACACCATCAAATACATGGTCAACTCTTACCACGGAGAGATGGTGTTTGTCACAGATAAAGAGGAG ATCTGGTACTTTCTGGAGGGTGGCTATGATGTGTACCGTCTGGTCCCATCCAGTGGCTGGAACACTTATGTTTTCCTGCACAAGATGGAACACTCTTCCCTCTTTGGGGACCGAGAGTATTTGGTCAGCGTCTTCTATGAGGATGGGCAGCTCTACCAG CTGATCTATCTTACCAAGGCTGGCCGTAGTCGTTTGGTCAAGAGGCCTTTGCAAGTGGCAAAGTTGCTGCTGTATCAAAATCGCAGACCCCAGACATTTGAGATGCAAGG GAAGTACAAGAAGCTGTCCTTCACCAACCTCTGCCCTTTCAAGGTGATGCGTCTCCGTGACCTACCTGAAAAACAGCACTTTGCACGCCAGGAGCTCTACCATGCTCCACCACCTCTGGTCTCTCAGACGTTGGGCTTCCACAACAACAAGACACTCGCTGTCTACCAAGGCCTTGTCTATTACCTGCTATGGCTGCATTCCAAGTATGACAAG CCCTACGCAGACCCTGTGCACGATCCCACCTGGCGCTGGTGGCAGCACAAGAAACAGTACAAG GATTACTACTTTTACCTGTCCAGCAACTGGCTGGCAGCGGAAGGCGTGTACATCGACATGAGCAGCTACCAAAAGCTCTACAACATCTCGAACGACCACGGCTTGCCCGAAATTGTCTTCCTGGACAAGGGCACCTCGtttagcttcactgtcttcctgtcGTCACAAGAGGACACCTTAATGTCCGCAGCCACCCTCG GCACTACCTTCCAGGTGGAGAAGAAGCTGGCAGTGGCCGTGGTTGTGGCAGATCCTGATTGCCTTAAGGCAACTGTGAAACAGGAGGTCCTTCTTAATCGCAAAGCAGTGCTCTATAAG ATTAAAATTGAGGACAGAAAGGTCTGCTATGATCAGGGCCTCAGTGGACACAACCTCAAGAAGACTTCCATGATGATCAAA GTGTTGGGCTCTGCTGGAAAATGTTTCCAGACCACATTCCTTGGGACAAGCATGCAA GGTAACCTGATGGTGCCAGTGTTAATCGGCTGTCCCCCTGGCAAGCGCCTGGCCTTCGATGTCACCTACACGATTCTGCACTCCCGGGAGATAAACAAACACTATTTTGACTGTGTGAAGTCGAACCCGGAGATGCCCTGCTTTCTCTTCCGTGACT TGTTCCAGCCCTTCTTCTTAGTCCAAGACATGGTGACGGGAGACTCTGGCAGTTTCCTGGGCAG CTACCTGCTGAAGGTGGTGGGCGGTGGCCACACACTTGACACCATCAGAGACTACACGGAAGAAGAAATCTTCCGTTATAACAGCCCGCTGGACAA CTCAGAAAGCCTCATCTGGAAAACCAAGGTCGAAAGGACCACCCGGGATAAGAAGTTCTACATCATGTCCTATCTGAGCCCTGGAATCGA GTGGCTGTGTTTGGAGAACTCCCCATGCCATGATATCACCCCCGGAAACATCTTTGCACCTGAATTTTTCCTCAAGTTGTTGGTGAGCAATAG AGGTGTAGACACTAGCACTTACTGTGACTACCAGCTCATCTTTATACTGCACATGCACGGGCTGCCTCTTAGCAGCAATCGGTCCCTCTTCATTGTCATT GTGTCCATCAGCCTGCTCTCAGGCCTGGTGGTCTTCTACATCCTGTTCTGTATCCTGTGGCCTCACATAGTGAAGGCCTGGGCCTCATTACGCTGGAAGATTAACAACATCATGGCGTCAGAGTCCTACTACACGTACGCCACCTCCACTGCCGGCTTCAGTGTCCACTCTCACACAGTCTCAGAGGAGAGCGTCAAGGCTCCCTCCAAGGCAGGTTCCGCAGGGGGCATTGCTGAAGCCGAGAAAGCCCAGGAGGCCTGA
- the Catsperg gene encoding cation channel sperm-associated auxiliary subunit gamma isoform X8: protein METRALVGAPRGSRAAILRAGKRGGTGAAKQRLTRFDQVTGSSYMVRWPAMLPVSPVLPRKSQLWAFWALLLVAWLSLTPWAVDHHHRCSWLVVLNKFERVGSHFSQDRFLDQEPMDTVAKVFEKLSDSPVDTQERYLGFPYYLQINFSCTGQVRIYTVKRMISNSEELARKGHLMGMRPVVLISYRYPVNFYRWKIENLQVQMEAAPLRSTEHCAAEAMCVLNWYTPMPIKNGSVVMSVDISSNGIGPFIPRKRFYMNMNGFLKRDANEKVIYTIGYESIVMKSNNFKKSKSRPLWYTINHAPVLILGGIEGEKALLITDTNFQDASLVELSIDSCWVGSYYCPMLSFSATIFDAISTESTLFIRQNQLVYYFTGRYSTLFDTSHSSSRWVRVLPTECIKKLCPVFVNGNGSEYVLALNTGIHEGYIHIGTITDGLVSFQMVPTGWSVCDMLSGTNCTIDWATYIADEKNLLLLLEILNENLDKVFYLLSFNLAIIGCTSSIWRTSPRSTPSNTWSTLTTERWCLSQIKRRSGTFWRVAMMCTVWSHPVAGTLMFSCTRWNTLPSLGTESIWSASSMRMGSSTRKYKKLSFTNLCPFKVMRLRDLPEKQHFARQELYHAPPPLVSQTLGFHNNKTLAVYQGLVYYLLWLHSKYDKPYADPVHDPTWRWWQHKKQYKDYYFYLSSNWLAAEGVYIDMSSYQKLYNISNDHGLPEIVFLDKGTSFSFTVFLSSQEDTLMSAATLGTTFQVEKKLAVAVVVADPDCLKATVKQEVLLNRKAVLYKIKIEDRKVCYDQGLSGHNLKKTSMMIKVLGSAGKCFQTTFLGTSMQGNLMVPVLIGCPPGKRLAFDVTYTILHSREINKHYFDCVKSNPEMPCFLFRDLFQPFFLVQDMVTGDSGSFLGSYLLKVVGGGHTLDTIRDYTEEEIFRYNSPLDNSESLIWKTKVERTTRDKKFYIMSYLSPGIEWLCLENSPCHDITPGNIFAPEFFLKLLVSNRGVDTSTYCDYQLIFILHMHGLPLSSNRSLFIVIVSISLLSGLVVFYILFCILWPHIVKAWASLRWKINNIMASESYYTYATSTAGFSVHSHTVSEESVKAPSKAGSAGGIAEAEKAQEA, encoded by the exons GTTCTAGCTACATGGTGCGCTGGCCAGCCATGCTCCCTGTCAGCCCTGTGTTGCCGAGAAAATCACAGCTATGGGCATTCTGGGCCCTGCTGCTGGTGGCCTGGCTGTCGCTGACGCCGTGGGCGGTGGACCACCACCACCGCTGCAgctggctggtggtcctgaacAAGTTCGAGAGGGTGGGCTCGCACTTCTCCCAGGACCGCTTCCTGGACCAGGAGCCCATGGACACGGTGGCCAAGGTGTTTGAGAAGTTGTCGGACTCGCCAGTCGACACCCAGGAG AGATACTTGGGCTTTCCTTACTACCTGCAGATCAACTTCTCCTGTACGGGACAGGTGAGAATTTACACTGTGAAGAGGATGATTTCT AACAGCGAGGAGCTGGCTCGAAAGGGCCACCTGATGGGGATGAGGCCTGTGGTCCTGATCAGCTACAGGTACCCAGTCAATTTCTACCGGTGGAAGATCGAGAACCTGCAGGTGCAGATGGAGGCTGCTCCGCTGCGCAGCACAG AGCACTGCGCAGCAGAGGCTATGTGCGTCCTGAACTGGTACACACCCATGCCCATCAAGAATGGCAGTGTGGTCATGAGCGTGGACATCAGCAGCAATGGCATAGGGCCCTTCATTCCCCGGAAAAG GTTCTATATGAACATGAATGGCTTCTTGAAAAGAGATGCAAACGAGAAAGTGATCTACACCATCGGATACGAG AGCATTGTTATGAAGAGTAATAACTTTAAGAAATCGAAATCAAGGCCCCTGTGGTACACGATAAACCACGCCCCCGTGCTCATCCTGGGAGGCATTGAAGGGGAAAAGGCCCTTCTGATTACAGACACTAATTTCCAGGATGCCTCTCTCGTGGAG CTGAGCATTGACAGTTGCTGGGTTGGCTCCTACTACTGCCCCATGCTTAGCTTCTCAGCCACCATCTTTGACGCCATTTCCACGGAGAGCACGCTCTTCATTCGGCAGAACCAGCTCGTCTACTATTTCACAGGCCGCTACTCCACCCTCTTCGACACCAGCCACAGCAGCA GCAGGTGGGTGCGTGTCCTTCCTACCGAGTGCATCAAGAAACTGTGCCCAGTGTTTGTCAATGGCAATGGCTCGGAGTACGTGCTGGCCCTCAACACTGGCATCCACGAGGGTTACATTCACATTGGGACCATCACGG ATGGTCTCGTGTCCTTCCAGATGGTGCCCACTGGCTGGTCAGTCTGTGATATGTTATCAG GTACAAACTGCACCATTGACTGGGCCACGTACATTGCCGATGAGAAgaacttgctgctgctgctggagatCCTGAATGAGAACTTGGATAAGGTCTTCTACCTGCTCAGCTTTAATCTAG CTATAATAGGGTGCACTTCATCTATCTGGCGGACTTCCCCAAGGAGTACACCATCAAATACATGGTCAACTCTTACCACGGAGAGATGGTGTTTGTCACAGATAAAGAGGAG ATCTGGTACTTTCTGGAGGGTGGCTATGATGTGTACCGTCTGGTCCCATCCAGTGGCTGGAACACTTATGTTTTCCTGCACAAGATGGAACACTCTTCCCTCTTTGGGGACCGAGAGTATTTGGTCAGCGTCTTCTATGAGGATGGGCAGCTCTACCAG GAAGTACAAGAAGCTGTCCTTCACCAACCTCTGCCCTTTCAAGGTGATGCGTCTCCGTGACCTACCTGAAAAACAGCACTTTGCACGCCAGGAGCTCTACCATGCTCCACCACCTCTGGTCTCTCAGACGTTGGGCTTCCACAACAACAAGACACTCGCTGTCTACCAAGGCCTTGTCTATTACCTGCTATGGCTGCATTCCAAGTATGACAAG CCCTACGCAGACCCTGTGCACGATCCCACCTGGCGCTGGTGGCAGCACAAGAAACAGTACAAG GATTACTACTTTTACCTGTCCAGCAACTGGCTGGCAGCGGAAGGCGTGTACATCGACATGAGCAGCTACCAAAAGCTCTACAACATCTCGAACGACCACGGCTTGCCCGAAATTGTCTTCCTGGACAAGGGCACCTCGtttagcttcactgtcttcctgtcGTCACAAGAGGACACCTTAATGTCCGCAGCCACCCTCG GCACTACCTTCCAGGTGGAGAAGAAGCTGGCAGTGGCCGTGGTTGTGGCAGATCCTGATTGCCTTAAGGCAACTGTGAAACAGGAGGTCCTTCTTAATCGCAAAGCAGTGCTCTATAAG ATTAAAATTGAGGACAGAAAGGTCTGCTATGATCAGGGCCTCAGTGGACACAACCTCAAGAAGACTTCCATGATGATCAAA GTGTTGGGCTCTGCTGGAAAATGTTTCCAGACCACATTCCTTGGGACAAGCATGCAA GGTAACCTGATGGTGCCAGTGTTAATCGGCTGTCCCCCTGGCAAGCGCCTGGCCTTCGATGTCACCTACACGATTCTGCACTCCCGGGAGATAAACAAACACTATTTTGACTGTGTGAAGTCGAACCCGGAGATGCCCTGCTTTCTCTTCCGTGACT TGTTCCAGCCCTTCTTCTTAGTCCAAGACATGGTGACGGGAGACTCTGGCAGTTTCCTGGGCAG CTACCTGCTGAAGGTGGTGGGCGGTGGCCACACACTTGACACCATCAGAGACTACACGGAAGAAGAAATCTTCCGTTATAACAGCCCGCTGGACAA CTCAGAAAGCCTCATCTGGAAAACCAAGGTCGAAAGGACCACCCGGGATAAGAAGTTCTACATCATGTCCTATCTGAGCCCTGGAATCGA GTGGCTGTGTTTGGAGAACTCCCCATGCCATGATATCACCCCCGGAAACATCTTTGCACCTGAATTTTTCCTCAAGTTGTTGGTGAGCAATAG AGGTGTAGACACTAGCACTTACTGTGACTACCAGCTCATCTTTATACTGCACATGCACGGGCTGCCTCTTAGCAGCAATCGGTCCCTCTTCATTGTCATT GTGTCCATCAGCCTGCTCTCAGGCCTGGTGGTCTTCTACATCCTGTTCTGTATCCTGTGGCCTCACATAGTGAAGGCCTGGGCCTCATTACGCTGGAAGATTAACAACATCATGGCGTCAGAGTCCTACTACACGTACGCCACCTCCACTGCCGGCTTCAGTGTCCACTCTCACACAGTCTCAGAGGAGAGCGTCAAGGCTCCCTCCAAGGCAGGTTCCGCAGGGGGCATTGCTGAAGCCGAGAAAGCCCAGGAGGCCTGA
- the Catsperg gene encoding cation channel sperm-associated auxiliary subunit gamma isoform X1: METRALVGAPRGSRAAILRAGKRGGTGAAKQRLTRFDQVTGSSYMVRWPAMLPVSPVLPRKSQLWAFWALLLVAWLSLTPWAVDHHHRCSWLVVLNKFERVGSHFSQDRFLDQEPMDTVAKVFEKLSDSPVDTQERYLGFPYYLQINFSCTGQVRIYTVKRMISNSEELARKGHLMGMRPVVLISYRYPVNFYRWKIENLQVQMEAAPLRSTEHCAAEAMCVLNWYTPMPIKNGSVVMSVDISSNGIGPFIPRKRFYMNMNGFLKRDANEKVIYTIGYESIVMKSNNFKKSKSRPLWYTINHAPVLILGGIEGEKALLITDTNFQDASLVELSIDSCWVGSYYCPMLSFSATIFDAISTESTLFIRQNQLVYYFTGRYSTLFDTSHSSSRWVRVLPTECIKKLCPVFVNGNGSEYVLALNTGIHEGYIHIGTITDGLVSFQMVPTGWSVCDMLSGTNCTIDWATYIADEKNLLLLLEILNENLDKVFYLLSFNLDTEALDILYILPQYVPQASGDFLVLLGTETYTNTLMIPEGLFFNTFNNILYIWGNFILQRCLLRPEEGTRNPGAGVLWCWLGIYLYNRVHFIYLADFPKEYTIKYMVNSYHGEMVFVTDKEEIWYFLEGGYDVYRLVPSSGWNTYVFLHKMEHSSLFGDREYLVSVFYEDGQLYQLIYLTKAGRSRLVKRPLQVAKLLLYQNRRPQTFEMQGKYKKLSFTNLCPFKVMRLRDLPEKQHFARQELYHAPPPLVSQTLGFHNNKTLAVYQGLVYYLLWLHSKYDKPYADPVHDPTWRWWQHKKQYKDYYFYLSSNWLAAEGVYIDMSSYQKLYNISNDHGLPEIVFLDKGTSFSFTVFLSSQEDTLMSAATLGTTFQVEKKLAVAVVVADPDCLKATVKQEVLLNRKAVLYKIKIEDRKVCYDQGLSGHNLKKTSMMIKVLGSAGKCFQTTFLGTSMQGNLMVPVLIGCPPGKRLAFDVTYTILHSREINKHYFDCVKSNPEMPCFLFRDLFQPFFLVQDMVTGDSGSFLGSYLLKVVGGGHTLDTIRDYTEEEIFRYNSPLDNSESLIWKTKVERTTRDKKFYIMSYLSPGIEWLCLENSPCHDITPGNIFAPEFFLKLLVSNRGVDTSTYCDYQLIFILHMHGLPLSSNRSLFIVIVSISLLSGLVVFYILFCILWPHIVKAWASLRWKINNIMASESYYTYATSTAGFSVHSHTVSEESVKAPSKAGSAGGIAEAEKAQEA; the protein is encoded by the exons GTTCTAGCTACATGGTGCGCTGGCCAGCCATGCTCCCTGTCAGCCCTGTGTTGCCGAGAAAATCACAGCTATGGGCATTCTGGGCCCTGCTGCTGGTGGCCTGGCTGTCGCTGACGCCGTGGGCGGTGGACCACCACCACCGCTGCAgctggctggtggtcctgaacAAGTTCGAGAGGGTGGGCTCGCACTTCTCCCAGGACCGCTTCCTGGACCAGGAGCCCATGGACACGGTGGCCAAGGTGTTTGAGAAGTTGTCGGACTCGCCAGTCGACACCCAGGAG AGATACTTGGGCTTTCCTTACTACCTGCAGATCAACTTCTCCTGTACGGGACAGGTGAGAATTTACACTGTGAAGAGGATGATTTCT AACAGCGAGGAGCTGGCTCGAAAGGGCCACCTGATGGGGATGAGGCCTGTGGTCCTGATCAGCTACAGGTACCCAGTCAATTTCTACCGGTGGAAGATCGAGAACCTGCAGGTGCAGATGGAGGCTGCTCCGCTGCGCAGCACAG AGCACTGCGCAGCAGAGGCTATGTGCGTCCTGAACTGGTACACACCCATGCCCATCAAGAATGGCAGTGTGGTCATGAGCGTGGACATCAGCAGCAATGGCATAGGGCCCTTCATTCCCCGGAAAAG GTTCTATATGAACATGAATGGCTTCTTGAAAAGAGATGCAAACGAGAAAGTGATCTACACCATCGGATACGAG AGCATTGTTATGAAGAGTAATAACTTTAAGAAATCGAAATCAAGGCCCCTGTGGTACACGATAAACCACGCCCCCGTGCTCATCCTGGGAGGCATTGAAGGGGAAAAGGCCCTTCTGATTACAGACACTAATTTCCAGGATGCCTCTCTCGTGGAG CTGAGCATTGACAGTTGCTGGGTTGGCTCCTACTACTGCCCCATGCTTAGCTTCTCAGCCACCATCTTTGACGCCATTTCCACGGAGAGCACGCTCTTCATTCGGCAGAACCAGCTCGTCTACTATTTCACAGGCCGCTACTCCACCCTCTTCGACACCAGCCACAGCAGCA GCAGGTGGGTGCGTGTCCTTCCTACCGAGTGCATCAAGAAACTGTGCCCAGTGTTTGTCAATGGCAATGGCTCGGAGTACGTGCTGGCCCTCAACACTGGCATCCACGAGGGTTACATTCACATTGGGACCATCACGG ATGGTCTCGTGTCCTTCCAGATGGTGCCCACTGGCTGGTCAGTCTGTGATATGTTATCAG GTACAAACTGCACCATTGACTGGGCCACGTACATTGCCGATGAGAAgaacttgctgctgctgctggagatCCTGAATGAGAACTTGGATAAGGTCTTCTACCTGCTCAGCTTTAATCTAG ACACGGAGGCGCTGGATATCCTCTACATCCTGCCACAGTATGTTCCACAAG CTAGTGGCGACTTCTTGGTGCTCCTTGGGACGGAGACCTACACCAACACTCTTATGATCCCTGAGGGCTTGTTCTTCAACACATTCAACAATATACTGTACATCTGGGGAAACTTCATCCTGCAAAG GTGTCTcctaaggccagaagagggtactagaAACCCTGGAGCCGGAGTTCTATGGTGCTGGCTGGGAATCTATCT CTATAATAGGGTGCACTTCATCTATCTGGCGGACTTCCCCAAGGAGTACACCATCAAATACATGGTCAACTCTTACCACGGAGAGATGGTGTTTGTCACAGATAAAGAGGAG ATCTGGTACTTTCTGGAGGGTGGCTATGATGTGTACCGTCTGGTCCCATCCAGTGGCTGGAACACTTATGTTTTCCTGCACAAGATGGAACACTCTTCCCTCTTTGGGGACCGAGAGTATTTGGTCAGCGTCTTCTATGAGGATGGGCAGCTCTACCAG CTGATCTATCTTACCAAGGCTGGCCGTAGTCGTTTGGTCAAGAGGCCTTTGCAAGTGGCAAAGTTGCTGCTGTATCAAAATCGCAGACCCCAGACATTTGAGATGCAAGG GAAGTACAAGAAGCTGTCCTTCACCAACCTCTGCCCTTTCAAGGTGATGCGTCTCCGTGACCTACCTGAAAAACAGCACTTTGCACGCCAGGAGCTCTACCATGCTCCACCACCTCTGGTCTCTCAGACGTTGGGCTTCCACAACAACAAGACACTCGCTGTCTACCAAGGCCTTGTCTATTACCTGCTATGGCTGCATTCCAAGTATGACAAG CCCTACGCAGACCCTGTGCACGATCCCACCTGGCGCTGGTGGCAGCACAAGAAACAGTACAAG GATTACTACTTTTACCTGTCCAGCAACTGGCTGGCAGCGGAAGGCGTGTACATCGACATGAGCAGCTACCAAAAGCTCTACAACATCTCGAACGACCACGGCTTGCCCGAAATTGTCTTCCTGGACAAGGGCACCTCGtttagcttcactgtcttcctgtcGTCACAAGAGGACACCTTAATGTCCGCAGCCACCCTCG GCACTACCTTCCAGGTGGAGAAGAAGCTGGCAGTGGCCGTGGTTGTGGCAGATCCTGATTGCCTTAAGGCAACTGTGAAACAGGAGGTCCTTCTTAATCGCAAAGCAGTGCTCTATAAG ATTAAAATTGAGGACAGAAAGGTCTGCTATGATCAGGGCCTCAGTGGACACAACCTCAAGAAGACTTCCATGATGATCAAA GTGTTGGGCTCTGCTGGAAAATGTTTCCAGACCACATTCCTTGGGACAAGCATGCAA GGTAACCTGATGGTGCCAGTGTTAATCGGCTGTCCCCCTGGCAAGCGCCTGGCCTTCGATGTCACCTACACGATTCTGCACTCCCGGGAGATAAACAAACACTATTTTGACTGTGTGAAGTCGAACCCGGAGATGCCCTGCTTTCTCTTCCGTGACT TGTTCCAGCCCTTCTTCTTAGTCCAAGACATGGTGACGGGAGACTCTGGCAGTTTCCTGGGCAG CTACCTGCTGAAGGTGGTGGGCGGTGGCCACACACTTGACACCATCAGAGACTACACGGAAGAAGAAATCTTCCGTTATAACAGCCCGCTGGACAA CTCAGAAAGCCTCATCTGGAAAACCAAGGTCGAAAGGACCACCCGGGATAAGAAGTTCTACATCATGTCCTATCTGAGCCCTGGAATCGA GTGGCTGTGTTTGGAGAACTCCCCATGCCATGATATCACCCCCGGAAACATCTTTGCACCTGAATTTTTCCTCAAGTTGTTGGTGAGCAATAG AGGTGTAGACACTAGCACTTACTGTGACTACCAGCTCATCTTTATACTGCACATGCACGGGCTGCCTCTTAGCAGCAATCGGTCCCTCTTCATTGTCATT GTGTCCATCAGCCTGCTCTCAGGCCTGGTGGTCTTCTACATCCTGTTCTGTATCCTGTGGCCTCACATAGTGAAGGCCTGGGCCTCATTACGCTGGAAGATTAACAACATCATGGCGTCAGAGTCCTACTACACGTACGCCACCTCCACTGCCGGCTTCAGTGTCCACTCTCACACAGTCTCAGAGGAGAGCGTCAAGGCTCCCTCCAAGGCAGGTTCCGCAGGGGGCATTGCTGAAGCCGAGAAAGCCCAGGAGGCCTGA